From the genome of Aquipuribacter hungaricus:
CGACGGATGAGCTCGACGGGGTCACCGGTGAGCGTGGTGCCGTCCAGCGACAGCTCCTGCAGGTAGATGATCGCCGTCTTGTCCGGGCAGCAGTTGCCGTCGGCCTTCCACAGCAGGTAGAGCCGGCCGTCCTCGGTGTACGTGCCGGCGTCGATGGCGCCGCCGAGGTCGACGGTGCCTCGCGCGCCGTCCGGGCAGACGAGCGGGTCGGTGCCGACCGGGAGGAACGGGCCGTCGGGGGAGTCCGACAGCGAGACGCCGATGCACTGGCGCGGCGCGAGGGAGTCGCGGGCGGTGTAGTACAGGGCGTAGCCGCCCTCGACCTCGCTGACCTCGGGGGCCCAGATGCACCGGTCGGTGACGCCGCCGGGGCCGAAGCTGCAGCCCTCCGCGACCCAGTCGCCGAGCGTCGGGGCGACGTCGCCCTCGTCGGTCCAGGTCTCGAGGTCGGTGGAGGTGAAGTGCTGGACGTTCTCGCCGCCGGAGTTCGTCGCGTAGGCGTGGTAGACGCCGTCGACGAGCAGGACGTCGGGGTCGGGCGCGTTGGCGTCGATGACCGGCTCGATGACCGGCGCGGGTGCGGGAGTGCCGAGGGCGGGTCCGCCGGGGGCTGCCACGGCGGCGGTCGCGGGAGTCAGCAGGCCGATGGCGAGCAGCACCCCCATGACCTTGGCGTGGACGTGCGTCGTTGCGTGTGCCACGAGTTCCCTTCCAGGACGTACGGGTAGGAGAGGGCAGATCGTCGCCGTCCTGGGGGGCGGGGTCAACCGGTGGCGGTCCGGGGCCCGGCGGGGCAGCTCAGCCGGCGTCGGACGCGGGGCCGGTGAGCGCGGCGCCCAGCCGCGCGTCGAGCAGCGGCGCCAGCTGGGCGGCGTAGGTCGCGCTCACGTGGTCGTCGTCGTGGTAGGCGGAGGCGTTGCCGATGACCGGCGGGCAGGTGTCCCGGCAGAACCACGGCACCGGGTCGACGACCACGGCCCCCGCGGCGAGCGCCGCCTGGGCGGTGGCGCGCCGGCGCTCCGGGTCGAGCAGCGCGTCCTCCCGGTCCACGGCGCACTCCTGGACCGCGTCGAGGTTCTCGGCCAGGCAGGTGGGCACGTCCGCGTCGGGGTTGGGCGTGTCCTCGAGCAGGACCACCTGGGCGCCGGTGCCGCGCAGCGTGGTCGTCGTGGTCGTGACCCCCTCCGCCCAGCGGCGGGTGAACTCGTCGCCGCGCGGGGAGAACACCGCGGCGGACATGACGACGAGGTCGGGGTCCTCCTGCGCGATGCGCTCCATGGCCGCCGCGCGCCAGGTGTCGCACTCGGTGTAGGCCCGGCGCAGGCTCGCCAGGTCGATGCTCACGTCGTATAGCGGGCAGCCGGCCTTCGTCATGACGACCAGCCGCCAGCCACGGCGCTCGGCGACCTGGGACATCGCGGGGTACCACTGGTAGGCGTGCGAGTCGCCGGTGAGCACGACGGTGGTCGCACCGTCGGGGTGACTGCCGAACACGCAGGACCCGCCCGGCTCGCGGGAGACGTCCTCGTGCTCGACGGCGACCATGCAGGAGATGCGGTCCTCGCTGCGGGCGCGGGCGGCGTCGTCCTGGGCGTCCTCCAGGACGGGGTCGAGGTTGGCGGGCAGCCCCTGCAGCTGCTCGGCCTGGGCCACGGCCTCGCGCACCCCGGCCTCGTCGAGGGCGCCGACCTGGACCTGTTCGGCCTCGGCGGTGGCGACGGGGGCGACGGGGGCGGCGGTGCCCCGGACCTCCGGGACCAGCGCGGCCGACACGGTCCCGGTCCCCGCGGCGAGCGCGACGCACAGCGCGCCGACGGCGAGGGAGCGGGCGGGGTCGCGCACGAGCAGGGCGTGGCGGCGGACCGGGTCCTCCAGCAGCGCGTACGTGGTCCACGCGAGGCCGAGCGCCACGAGGGACAGCAGGAGCCTGCCGGCCAGGCCCGGGTCGCCGCCGAGCGCGCGCGGCCCGAGCACGAGGACCGGCCAGTGCCACAGGTACCAGCCGTAGGACAGCCGCCCCAGGGTGCGCATGGGGGCGGTGCCGAGCAGGGCGCCGAGCCGGGTCGTGCCGCCGGTCCCGGCCGCGACGACGGCGGCCGTCCCGAGCACCGGCAGGAGGGCCGCGGTGCCGGGGAACGGCGTGCCCTCGTCGAGGACGAGCGCGGCCAGCAGCACCGCGGCCAGGCCGACGACGGCGGCGGCCTCGCGGACCCGGCCCGGCAGGCCCGCGAGCGCGGGGGCGGCAATGGCGAGCAGGGCGCCGACGCCGAGCTCCCAGCCGCGGCTCCACGGCTCGAAGTAGGCCAGCGGCTGGCTCTGCGCGGTCTGCCACACCCCCCAGGCGAACGAGGCGAGCACGGCGACGACGGTGAGCGGCACCAGCAGGACGGGCAGGTCGCCCGTGCCCCGGCCGCGCGGGGCGGGCCGGCCGCGGCGGCGCGCGAGGAGCCCGCCGACGAGCACGAGCAGGACCACCGCGACCGGCCAGACGACGTAGAACTGCTCCTCCACGCCGAGAGACCAGTAGTGCTGGTACGGCGACTCGGCGTCGTCGGCGAGGTAGTCCACGCCGTCGCGGGCCAGGAGCAGGTTCATGGCGAACAGCCCGCTCCACACCGCGTCGCGGGCCACCTGCCGGACCTCCAGCGGGGTGAGCAGGAGCCACGACGCGGCCAGGGTGACCAGCGAGACGAGGGTGGCCAGGGGCAGCAGGCGGCGGGCGCGACGGGCCCAGAAGCCGCGCAGCGACACCGTTCCCGTGCGGCGGACCTCCGCCAGCAGCAGCCCGGTGATGAGGAACCCCGACAGGACGAAGAACACGTCGACGCCCACGTAGCCGCCGTAGAGCCCGGGGACCCCGGCGTGGAAGAGGACGACCACGACGACCGCGACGGCGCGCAGGCCCTCGACGTCGCCGCGGCGGCTGTCGACGGCAGCGGGGGCGGGTGCCCCGGAGGGCCGGGCGTACGGCCGTGCGTCGAGCTGTGCCGTCACCGGGCAGCACCCAGCCGGGCGTGCAGCCCGTCCCGGACACCGGGCCACTGCTCGGCGGTGACCGAGAACATCGCGGTGTCACGCACCGTGCCGTCGGCGCGGCGCTGGTAGCGGCTCAGCACGCCCTCGGAGGTGGCGCCGAGCCGGGCGATCGCCTGCTGCGACCGGGTGTTGCGGACGTCGGTCTTCAGCTGCACGCGCCCCGCGCCCAGGACCTCGAAGGCGTGGC
Proteins encoded in this window:
- a CDS encoding acyltransferase family protein; protein product: MTAQLDARPYARPSGAPAPAAVDSRRGDVEGLRAVAVVVVVLFHAGVPGLYGGYVGVDVFFVLSGFLITGLLLAEVRRTGTVSLRGFWARRARRLLPLATLVSLVTLAASWLLLTPLEVRQVARDAVWSGLFAMNLLLARDGVDYLADDAESPYQHYWSLGVEEQFYVVWPVAVVLLVLVGGLLARRRGRPAPRGRGTGDLPVLLVPLTVVAVLASFAWGVWQTAQSQPLAYFEPWSRGWELGVGALLAIAAPALAGLPGRVREAAAVVGLAAVLLAALVLDEGTPFPGTAALLPVLGTAAVVAAGTGGTTRLGALLGTAPMRTLGRLSYGWYLWHWPVLVLGPRALGGDPGLAGRLLLSLVALGLAWTTYALLEDPVRRHALLVRDPARSLAVGALCVALAAGTGTVSAALVPEVRGTAAPVAPVATAEAEQVQVGALDEAGVREAVAQAEQLQGLPANLDPVLEDAQDDAARARSEDRISCMVAVEHEDVSREPGGSCVFGSHPDGATTVVLTGDSHAYQWYPAMSQVAERRGWRLVVMTKAGCPLYDVSIDLASLRRAYTECDTWRAAAMERIAQEDPDLVVMSAAVFSPRGDEFTRRWAEGVTTTTTTLRGTGAQVVLLEDTPNPDADVPTCLAENLDAVQECAVDREDALLDPERRRATAQAALAAGAVVVDPVPWFCRDTCPPVIGNASAYHDDDHVSATYAAQLAPLLDARLGAALTGPASDAG